One segment of Panicum virgatum strain AP13 chromosome 3K, P.virgatum_v5, whole genome shotgun sequence DNA contains the following:
- the LOC120698827 gene encoding probable transmembrane GTPase FZO-like, chloroplastic isoform X1, producing MSAASTATRLLLPRPAAPFRSFLPSRRRAVRASAVAAGGGGGGGISGGSGGGGGGAKEPSRTLFPGGFKRPEIQVPALVLRVGAEEALRSGDEVAAAVARGVGIIVLEAGEEGGGRAYEAAVALRAAVGDRAYLLIAERVDVASAVGASGVVLADDGIPAIVARSMMMKSNADSIYLPIVARTISSANSAISASSSEGADFLIVNTGSEDFADVMNGGVGQQVKIPIFLTLNVHSGSTYSDITSRLIQSGVSGVVTSLAGIQHLTDDLIERDFSKVDVIEEVPQASSPSASTLGNANSATVLTREKTKVAGFTKLDEKVMQLIEREKPILSEAVAVIRKAAPMMEEVDLLVDATSRLSEPFLLVIVGEFNSGKSTFINALLGRQYLQEGVVPTTNEIMLLSYSEIDSDSFERCERHPDGQFMCYLSVPILKEMNLVDTPGTNVILQRQQRLTEEYVPRADLILFVLSSDRPLTESEVGFLQYIQQWKKKVVFVLNKLDLYRNNSELEAATAFVKENAKKLLNTENVTLFPVSSRFALEAKLSYSKNSGGKHLMEAMFSDPIWRSSKFCELEDYLLSFLDSSTENGKERVRLKLETPIGIADRLLISCQRLVKLEYEKAVDDLTSIKDLVSGANNYAAKLEADSNSWQKQISYLIERAKGRAVTLMESILQLSNIDLIFTYTVKGKTGSSPRATSFVQNDILTPAFDDAVNILGEYSTWLSSSNTREANLYLECFHKRWAALVAQEERVLLDPNGLINEGEKLTVKALDGFNASSTAKIFEEEIREVAFGTFGGLGVAGLSASLLTSVLSNTLEDLLALALCSAGGFFVLSSFPGRRKQAIEKVNKAADELSRKVDEAIQKDISQSANNLVRFVEVISKPYQEACQQKVDWLQGVQGELSSVERELQTLKVEIQNFHGS from the exons ATGTCCGCCGCTTCCACCGccacccgcctcctcctcccgcgcccggccgcccccttccgctccttcctcccctcccgccgccgcgcggtccgcgccagcgccgtcgccgctggaggcggcggcggcgggggcatctccggcggcagtggcgggggcgggggcggcgcgaaGGAGCCGTCGCGGACGCTGTTCCCCGGCGGCTTCAAGCGGCCGGAGATCCAGGTGCCCGCGCTCGTCCTCCGTGTCGGCGCCGAGGAGGCGCTGCGGTCCGGGGatgaggtggcggccgccgtggcccggGGCGTGGGGATCATCGTGCTCGAggccggggaggagggcggcgggcgcgcgtaCGAGGCCGCGGTCGCGCTCAGGGCCGCCGTCGGGGACCGCGCGTACCTGCTGATCGCGGAGCGCGTCGACGTCGCCTCCGCGGTCGGGGCGAGCGGCGTCGTGCTCGCGGACGACG GTATTCCTGCTATTGTTGCAAGGAGTATGATGATGAAATCAAATGCTGACTCCATATATCTCCCTATCGTTGCTAGAACGATAAGCTCAGCAAACTCTGCAATAAGCGCTTCAAGTTCTGAAGGGGCTGATTTTCTGATTGTAAATACTGGCAGTGAAGATTTTGCTGATGTTATGAATGGTGGTGTTGGTCAACAGGTGAAGATTCCGATTTTCTTGACGTTAAATGTGCACAGTGGATCAACTTATTCTGACATCACGTCCAGGTTGATCCAATCTGGTGTATCTGGAGTTGTTACATCCTTGGCTGGTATCCAACACCTCACTGATGATCTTATAGAAAGGGATTTCTCAAAAGTGGATGTCATTGAGGAAGTCCCACAAGCCAGTAGCCCTTCTGCTAGCACATTGGGAAATGCAAATAGTGCAACAGTCCTAACTCGTGAGAAGACCAAAGTTGCTGGATTTACAAAATTGGATGAAAAAGTCATGCAGTTGATAGAGAGGGAGAAGCCTATTTTGAGTGAAGCTGTTGCTGTTATACGCAAGGCAGCACCAATG ATGGAGGAAGTTGACCTTCTAGTTGATGCTACTTCTCGTCTGAGTGAGCCATTTTTGTTGGTTATTGTG GGTGAATTTAACTCAGGAAAATCTACTTTTATAAATGCTCTACTTGGAAGGCAGTATCTACAGGAAGGAGTTGTACCTACGACAAATGAAATCATGCTACTATCATATTCTGAGATTGATTCTGACAGCTTTGAAAGATGTGAAAGGCACCCAGATGGTCAATTCATGTGCTATTTGTCTGTTCCTATTTTAAAGGAA ATGAATCTAGTCGATACGCCTGGGACCAATGTTATTCTTCAGAGGCAACAACGACTTACTGAAGAATATGTGCCGCGAGCTGATTTAATACTCTTTGTACTATCTTCGGATAGACCATTAACTGAAAGTGAG GTTGGATTTCTTCAGTATATTCAGCAGTGGAAAAAGAAAGTTGTATTTGTTCTAAACAAATTGGACCTCTATCGGAACAACAGTGAG CTTGAAGCAGCTACTGCATTTGTCAAGGAAAATGCGAAGAAATTGCTTAACACAGAGAATGTAACACTGTTCCCTGTATCTTCACGCTTCGCTCTGGAAGCCAAGCTTTCATATTCCAAAAACAGTGGTGGCAAGCATTTGATGGAAGCTATGTTTAGTGATCCTATATGGAGAAGCAGCAAGTTCTGTGAACTTGAGGATTACTTACTGAGCTTCTTAGATAGTTCAACAGAAAATGGAAAGGAAAGGGTCCGGTTGAAACTTGAAACACCAATAGGCATTGCTGATCGTTTGCTAATATCATGTCAAAGACTTGTGAAACTAGAATATGAAAAAGCTGTTGATGACTTAACATCCATCAAGGATCTAGTTTCTGGTGCAAATAATTATGCTGCTAAGCTTGAGGCTGATAGCAATTCTTGGCAGAAGCAGATTTCATATCTT ATTGAGAGAGCAAAAGGTCGAGCAGTAACACTTATGGAATCTATCCTTCAATTGTCAAACATTGACCTTATTTTTACGTACACGGTTAAAGGAAAAACAGGCAGTTCCCCCAGAGCCACGTCATTTGTTCAGAATGATATTCTGACTCCAGCATTTGATGATGCCGTG AATATACTAGGTGAATATTCGACATGGCTCAGTTCTAGCAATACGCGTGAAGCAAATTTGTATTTGGAATGTTTCCACAAAAGATGGGCTGCATTGGTTGCTCAGGAAGAAAGGGTCCTGCTAGATCCAAATGGACTTATTAATGAAGGGGAGAAACTCACTGTAAAGGCACTGGATGGCTTCAACGCCAGTTCTACTGCTAAGATTTTTGAAGAAGAAATCCGAGAAGTG GCTTTTGGAACATTTGGAGGGCTAGGCGTTGCTGGATTGTCAGCTTCTCTTTTGACATCTGTTTTGTCAAATACGCTTGAAGATCTTCTTGCTCTTGCACTTTGCTCAGCTGGCGG ATTTTTTGTTTTATCAAGTTTCCCTGGTCGACGGAAGCAGGCAATAGAAAAGGTTAACAAGGCCGCTGATGAACTGTCTCGGAAAGTTGATGAAGCTATCCAAAAGGATATCTCACAGAGTGCTAATAACCTAGTCCGCTTTGTTGAGGTTATCAGCAAACCGTACCAGGAAGCATGTCAGCAAAAAGTAGATTGGTTGCAGGGCGTTCAGGGTGAATTGTCATCTGTTGAGCGTGAGCTCCAAACTTTGAAAGTTGAAATCCAAAATTTTCATGGATCATGA
- the LOC120698827 gene encoding probable transmembrane GTPase FZO-like, chloroplastic isoform X2, with translation MSAASTATRLLLPRPAAPFRSFLPSRRRAVRASAVAAGGGGGGGISGGSGGGGGGAKEPSRTLFPGGFKRPEIQVPALVLRVGAEEALRSGDEVAAAVARGVGIIVLEAGEEGGGRAYEAAVALRAAVGDRAYLLIAERVDVASAVGASGVVLADDGIPAIVARSMMMKSNADSIYLPIVARTISSANSAISASSSEGADFLIVNTGSEDFADVMNGGVGQQVKIPIFLTLNVHSGSTYSDITSRLIQSGVSGVVTSLAGIQHLTDDLIERDFSKVDVIEEVPQASSPSASTLGNANSATVLTREKTKVAGFTKLDEKVMQLIEREKPILSEAVAVIRKAAPMMEEVDLLVDATSRLSEPFLLVIVGEFNSGKSTFINALLGRQYLQEGVVPTTNEIMLLSYSEIDSDSFERCERHPDGQFMCYLSVPILKEMNLVDTPGTNVILQRQQRLTEEYVPRADLILFVLSSDRPLTESEVGFLQYIQQWKKKVVFVLNKLDLYRNNSELEAATAFVKENAKKLLNTENVTLFPVSSRFALEAKLSYSKNSGGKHLMEAMFSDPIWRSSKFCELEDYLLSFLDSSTENGKERVRLKLETPIGIADRLLISCQRLVKLEYEKAVDDLTSIKDLVSGANNYAAKLEADSNSWQKQISYLIERAKGRAVTLMESILQLSNIDLIFTYTVKGKTGSSPRATSFVQNDILTPAFDDAVAFGTFGGLGVAGLSASLLTSVLSNTLEDLLALALCSAGGFFVLSSFPGRRKQAIEKVNKAADELSRKVDEAIQKDISQSANNLVRFVEVISKPYQEACQQKVDWLQGVQGELSSVERELQTLKVEIQNFHGS, from the exons ATGTCCGCCGCTTCCACCGccacccgcctcctcctcccgcgcccggccgcccccttccgctccttcctcccctcccgccgccgcgcggtccgcgccagcgccgtcgccgctggaggcggcggcggcgggggcatctccggcggcagtggcgggggcgggggcggcgcgaaGGAGCCGTCGCGGACGCTGTTCCCCGGCGGCTTCAAGCGGCCGGAGATCCAGGTGCCCGCGCTCGTCCTCCGTGTCGGCGCCGAGGAGGCGCTGCGGTCCGGGGatgaggtggcggccgccgtggcccggGGCGTGGGGATCATCGTGCTCGAggccggggaggagggcggcgggcgcgcgtaCGAGGCCGCGGTCGCGCTCAGGGCCGCCGTCGGGGACCGCGCGTACCTGCTGATCGCGGAGCGCGTCGACGTCGCCTCCGCGGTCGGGGCGAGCGGCGTCGTGCTCGCGGACGACG GTATTCCTGCTATTGTTGCAAGGAGTATGATGATGAAATCAAATGCTGACTCCATATATCTCCCTATCGTTGCTAGAACGATAAGCTCAGCAAACTCTGCAATAAGCGCTTCAAGTTCTGAAGGGGCTGATTTTCTGATTGTAAATACTGGCAGTGAAGATTTTGCTGATGTTATGAATGGTGGTGTTGGTCAACAGGTGAAGATTCCGATTTTCTTGACGTTAAATGTGCACAGTGGATCAACTTATTCTGACATCACGTCCAGGTTGATCCAATCTGGTGTATCTGGAGTTGTTACATCCTTGGCTGGTATCCAACACCTCACTGATGATCTTATAGAAAGGGATTTCTCAAAAGTGGATGTCATTGAGGAAGTCCCACAAGCCAGTAGCCCTTCTGCTAGCACATTGGGAAATGCAAATAGTGCAACAGTCCTAACTCGTGAGAAGACCAAAGTTGCTGGATTTACAAAATTGGATGAAAAAGTCATGCAGTTGATAGAGAGGGAGAAGCCTATTTTGAGTGAAGCTGTTGCTGTTATACGCAAGGCAGCACCAATG ATGGAGGAAGTTGACCTTCTAGTTGATGCTACTTCTCGTCTGAGTGAGCCATTTTTGTTGGTTATTGTG GGTGAATTTAACTCAGGAAAATCTACTTTTATAAATGCTCTACTTGGAAGGCAGTATCTACAGGAAGGAGTTGTACCTACGACAAATGAAATCATGCTACTATCATATTCTGAGATTGATTCTGACAGCTTTGAAAGATGTGAAAGGCACCCAGATGGTCAATTCATGTGCTATTTGTCTGTTCCTATTTTAAAGGAA ATGAATCTAGTCGATACGCCTGGGACCAATGTTATTCTTCAGAGGCAACAACGACTTACTGAAGAATATGTGCCGCGAGCTGATTTAATACTCTTTGTACTATCTTCGGATAGACCATTAACTGAAAGTGAG GTTGGATTTCTTCAGTATATTCAGCAGTGGAAAAAGAAAGTTGTATTTGTTCTAAACAAATTGGACCTCTATCGGAACAACAGTGAG CTTGAAGCAGCTACTGCATTTGTCAAGGAAAATGCGAAGAAATTGCTTAACACAGAGAATGTAACACTGTTCCCTGTATCTTCACGCTTCGCTCTGGAAGCCAAGCTTTCATATTCCAAAAACAGTGGTGGCAAGCATTTGATGGAAGCTATGTTTAGTGATCCTATATGGAGAAGCAGCAAGTTCTGTGAACTTGAGGATTACTTACTGAGCTTCTTAGATAGTTCAACAGAAAATGGAAAGGAAAGGGTCCGGTTGAAACTTGAAACACCAATAGGCATTGCTGATCGTTTGCTAATATCATGTCAAAGACTTGTGAAACTAGAATATGAAAAAGCTGTTGATGACTTAACATCCATCAAGGATCTAGTTTCTGGTGCAAATAATTATGCTGCTAAGCTTGAGGCTGATAGCAATTCTTGGCAGAAGCAGATTTCATATCTT ATTGAGAGAGCAAAAGGTCGAGCAGTAACACTTATGGAATCTATCCTTCAATTGTCAAACATTGACCTTATTTTTACGTACACGGTTAAAGGAAAAACAGGCAGTTCCCCCAGAGCCACGTCATTTGTTCAGAATGATATTCTGACTCCAGCATTTGATGATGCCGTG GCTTTTGGAACATTTGGAGGGCTAGGCGTTGCTGGATTGTCAGCTTCTCTTTTGACATCTGTTTTGTCAAATACGCTTGAAGATCTTCTTGCTCTTGCACTTTGCTCAGCTGGCGG ATTTTTTGTTTTATCAAGTTTCCCTGGTCGACGGAAGCAGGCAATAGAAAAGGTTAACAAGGCCGCTGATGAACTGTCTCGGAAAGTTGATGAAGCTATCCAAAAGGATATCTCACAGAGTGCTAATAACCTAGTCCGCTTTGTTGAGGTTATCAGCAAACCGTACCAGGAAGCATGTCAGCAAAAAGTAGATTGGTTGCAGGGCGTTCAGGGTGAATTGTCATCTGTTGAGCGTGAGCTCCAAACTTTGAAAGTTGAAATCCAAAATTTTCATGGATCATGA
- the LOC120698827 gene encoding probable transmembrane GTPase FZO-like, chloroplastic isoform X3: MSAASTATRLLLPRPAAPFRSFLPSRRRAVRASAVAAGGGGGGGISGGSGGGGGGAKEPSRTLFPGGFKRPEIQVPALVLRVGAEEALRSGDEVAAAVARGVGIIVLEAGEEGGGRAYEAAVALRAAVGDRAYLLIAERVDVASAVGASGVVLADDGIPAIVARSMMMKSNADSIYLPIVARTISSANSAISASSSEGADFLIVNTGSEDFADVMNGGVGQQVKIPIFLTLNVHSGSTYSDITSRLIQSGVSGVVTSLAGIQHLTDDLIERDFSKVDVIEEVPQASSPSASTLGNANSATVLTREKTKVAGFTKLDEKVMQLIEREKPILSEAVAVIRKAAPMMEEVDLLVDATSRLSEPFLLVIVGEFNSGKSTFINALLGRQYLQEGVVPTTNEIMLLSYSEIDSDSFERCERHPDGQFMCYLSVPILKEMNLVDTPGTNVILQRQQRLTEEYVPRADLILFVLSSDRPLTESEVGFLQYIQQWKKKVVFVLNKLDLYRNNSELEAATAFVKENAKKLLNTENVTLFPVSSRFALEAKLSYSKNSGGKHLMEAMFSDPIWRSSKFCELEDYLLSFLDSSTENGKERVRLKLETPIGIADRLLISCQRLVKLEYEKAVDDLTSIKDLVSGANNYAAKLEADSNSWQKQISYLAFGTFGGLGVAGLSASLLTSVLSNTLEDLLALALCSAGGFFVLSSFPGRRKQAIEKVNKAADELSRKVDEAIQKDISQSANNLVRFVEVISKPYQEACQQKVDWLQGVQGELSSVERELQTLKVEIQNFHGS; this comes from the exons ATGTCCGCCGCTTCCACCGccacccgcctcctcctcccgcgcccggccgcccccttccgctccttcctcccctcccgccgccgcgcggtccgcgccagcgccgtcgccgctggaggcggcggcggcgggggcatctccggcggcagtggcgggggcgggggcggcgcgaaGGAGCCGTCGCGGACGCTGTTCCCCGGCGGCTTCAAGCGGCCGGAGATCCAGGTGCCCGCGCTCGTCCTCCGTGTCGGCGCCGAGGAGGCGCTGCGGTCCGGGGatgaggtggcggccgccgtggcccggGGCGTGGGGATCATCGTGCTCGAggccggggaggagggcggcgggcgcgcgtaCGAGGCCGCGGTCGCGCTCAGGGCCGCCGTCGGGGACCGCGCGTACCTGCTGATCGCGGAGCGCGTCGACGTCGCCTCCGCGGTCGGGGCGAGCGGCGTCGTGCTCGCGGACGACG GTATTCCTGCTATTGTTGCAAGGAGTATGATGATGAAATCAAATGCTGACTCCATATATCTCCCTATCGTTGCTAGAACGATAAGCTCAGCAAACTCTGCAATAAGCGCTTCAAGTTCTGAAGGGGCTGATTTTCTGATTGTAAATACTGGCAGTGAAGATTTTGCTGATGTTATGAATGGTGGTGTTGGTCAACAGGTGAAGATTCCGATTTTCTTGACGTTAAATGTGCACAGTGGATCAACTTATTCTGACATCACGTCCAGGTTGATCCAATCTGGTGTATCTGGAGTTGTTACATCCTTGGCTGGTATCCAACACCTCACTGATGATCTTATAGAAAGGGATTTCTCAAAAGTGGATGTCATTGAGGAAGTCCCACAAGCCAGTAGCCCTTCTGCTAGCACATTGGGAAATGCAAATAGTGCAACAGTCCTAACTCGTGAGAAGACCAAAGTTGCTGGATTTACAAAATTGGATGAAAAAGTCATGCAGTTGATAGAGAGGGAGAAGCCTATTTTGAGTGAAGCTGTTGCTGTTATACGCAAGGCAGCACCAATG ATGGAGGAAGTTGACCTTCTAGTTGATGCTACTTCTCGTCTGAGTGAGCCATTTTTGTTGGTTATTGTG GGTGAATTTAACTCAGGAAAATCTACTTTTATAAATGCTCTACTTGGAAGGCAGTATCTACAGGAAGGAGTTGTACCTACGACAAATGAAATCATGCTACTATCATATTCTGAGATTGATTCTGACAGCTTTGAAAGATGTGAAAGGCACCCAGATGGTCAATTCATGTGCTATTTGTCTGTTCCTATTTTAAAGGAA ATGAATCTAGTCGATACGCCTGGGACCAATGTTATTCTTCAGAGGCAACAACGACTTACTGAAGAATATGTGCCGCGAGCTGATTTAATACTCTTTGTACTATCTTCGGATAGACCATTAACTGAAAGTGAG GTTGGATTTCTTCAGTATATTCAGCAGTGGAAAAAGAAAGTTGTATTTGTTCTAAACAAATTGGACCTCTATCGGAACAACAGTGAG CTTGAAGCAGCTACTGCATTTGTCAAGGAAAATGCGAAGAAATTGCTTAACACAGAGAATGTAACACTGTTCCCTGTATCTTCACGCTTCGCTCTGGAAGCCAAGCTTTCATATTCCAAAAACAGTGGTGGCAAGCATTTGATGGAAGCTATGTTTAGTGATCCTATATGGAGAAGCAGCAAGTTCTGTGAACTTGAGGATTACTTACTGAGCTTCTTAGATAGTTCAACAGAAAATGGAAAGGAAAGGGTCCGGTTGAAACTTGAAACACCAATAGGCATTGCTGATCGTTTGCTAATATCATGTCAAAGACTTGTGAAACTAGAATATGAAAAAGCTGTTGATGACTTAACATCCATCAAGGATCTAGTTTCTGGTGCAAATAATTATGCTGCTAAGCTTGAGGCTGATAGCAATTCTTGGCAGAAGCAGATTTCATATCTT GCTTTTGGAACATTTGGAGGGCTAGGCGTTGCTGGATTGTCAGCTTCTCTTTTGACATCTGTTTTGTCAAATACGCTTGAAGATCTTCTTGCTCTTGCACTTTGCTCAGCTGGCGG ATTTTTTGTTTTATCAAGTTTCCCTGGTCGACGGAAGCAGGCAATAGAAAAGGTTAACAAGGCCGCTGATGAACTGTCTCGGAAAGTTGATGAAGCTATCCAAAAGGATATCTCACAGAGTGCTAATAACCTAGTCCGCTTTGTTGAGGTTATCAGCAAACCGTACCAGGAAGCATGTCAGCAAAAAGTAGATTGGTTGCAGGGCGTTCAGGGTGAATTGTCATCTGTTGAGCGTGAGCTCCAAACTTTGAAAGTTGAAATCCAAAATTTTCATGGATCATGA
- the LOC120700800 gene encoding uncharacterized protein LOC120700800, protein MAAATANAVNTVTGYLKSIEPLNGTNYPSWYKDVQVAIAVCEYDLALRQDKPAEPTDPNGDLTAIEKWERSDRMANMIIKNTITPAICGAIPDKDQNDNELSAKAYLAKVEENFKSSSKTYASTLIMKMLTSQYDGQSGIREHIMSMCDMANKLKTLDMAISDGFLVHFIMTSLPAQYSPFKISYNTQKATWSMAELISYCVEEEERQKAERMKDAVNMVSERFGRVSMSNTPKHQAESGSSRQHKRKFKGHKSKAVSHKKTSNERMCKFCKSPKHEQKDCHGFKEWLKNKGIQFDPNYKRGGAKSKSG, encoded by the exons tgaacacTGTGACGGGCTACCTGAAGTCCATTGAGCCCCTGAATGGCACCAACTACCCCAGCTGGTATAAAGATGTTCAGGTGGCCATTGCTGTGTGCGAGTATGATCTCGCCTTACGTCAAGACAAGCCAGCAGAGCCCACTGATCCCAATGGTGATCTTACTGCCATTGAGAAGTGGGAGAGATCAGACAGGATGGCCAACATGATCATTAAGAACACGATCACACCGGCCATCTGTGGTGCTATTCCTGATAAGGACCAGAATGATAATGAGCTGAGCGCCAAGGCATACCTTGCCAAGGTGGAGGAGAACTTTAAGAGTTCTTCCAAGACTTATGCTAGCACCCTGATCATGAAGATGCTGACTTCACAGTATGATGGGCAAAGTGGAATCAGGGAGCACATTATGagcatgtgtgacatggcaaatAAGCTGAAGACACTGGATATGGCTATCTCTGATGGTTTTCTGGTGCACTTCATCATGACTTCTCTACCAGCACAGTACAGTCCCTTCAAAATAAGCTACAACACTCAGAAGGCGACTTGGAGCATGGCTGAGCTCATTAGCTACtgtgttgaggaagaagaaaggcagaaagctgagaggatgaaggatgctgtcaacatggtcagcgagcgctttgggcgtgttagcatgagcaacactcctaagcatcaggctgagtctggcagcagcaggcagcataagagaaagtttaagggccataagagcaaggccgtgtcacataagaagacctctaatgagaggatgtgcaagttctgcaagtcacctaaacatgagcagaaggattgccatggatttaaggagtggcttaagaacaaag GTATTCAGTTCGATCCGAACTATAAGAGAGGGGGAGCGAAGTCTAAGAGTGGCTGA